Proteins encoded together in one Diabrotica undecimpunctata isolate CICGRU chromosome 3, icDiaUnde3, whole genome shotgun sequence window:
- the bisc gene encoding TM2 domain-containing protein biscotti, with the protein MNSQILICIFIHLFFIKNVFCENPPFEIDCSALRMGQYLCPDPSYLDEMVDPKTQQLKGCTKENKAKVRCITANGLICTESGNNTFYKEMPCKWTNGYSFETTLLLSIFLGMFGIDRFYLGYPAIGLAKFCTLGFMFLGQLVDIILISTQTVTPADGSYYVMPYYGPRVEVVKSDNNTFRLGQDDW; encoded by the exons atgAACTCACAAATtcttatttgtattttcattcatctatttttcataaaaaatgttttttgtgaAAATCCACCTTTTGAAATAGACTGCAGCGCATTGCGAATGGGGCAGTACCTTTGTCCAGACCCTTCCTATTTAGATGAAATGGTCGATCCAAAAACACAACAACTTAAAGGGTGTACTAAAGAAAATAAAGCTAAAG tAAGATGTATTACTGCCAATGGATTAATATGCACTGAAAGTGGTAATAATACATTTTATAAGGAAATGCCATGCAAATGGAC aaATGGGTATTCCTTTGAAACTACTCTACTGCTATCCATATTCCTGGGTATGTTTGGAATAGACAGATTTTATTTGGGATATCCAGCTATAGGACTTGCCAAATTTTGCACCTTAGGTTTTATGTTTCTAGGGCAGTTAGTAGACATAATATTGATTTCAACCCAAACCGTAACACCTGCAGATGGATCCTATTATGTAATGCCATATTATGGACCAAGAGTTGAGGTTGTTAAGAGTGATAATAATACATTTAGATTGGGACAAGATGATTGGTGA
- the LOC140437201 gene encoding uncharacterized protein, translated as MAFCFYMNRTAYRVLGRNIYTNLILNIRNNNDWKMLSLELDTIDDFTTQLMQKKVDKWSSKKPIQNVSYGVKYIDNHISKDYSCLEITKINELFQEAIEKNDASSVLELINQCITHGLCPTLSNLLYTLSVCSQSGDIATIKKIQFLYKETNVHILETHSYFKHYIAEAIWIKGNVQEALNLFKEVYKDNVLLRRRIRLMLKNLIVDIIENRSEAVLVNLVSFAENLANEYKDYFPLSCIWQICFLSEWYSDQQTALNLLNKYEELRKTVINRITYVVSVSLHNHKVDVIYRLLEVLLKFEMKMQYSGVLLALLDYQIHQKDLRRCVEIIRWSVQNNIQLLPVQHQKFLTLLVTNEIDDAAFRKLKPNRMPKTITHYKF; from the exons ATggctttttgtttttatatgaatAGAACAGCCTATAGAGTTTTGGGTAGAAATATTTATACAAATCTGATATTgaatatcagaaataataatgatTGGAAAATGTTATCTTTAGAATTAGATACCATAGATGATTTTACAACACAACTAATGCAGAAAAAAGTGGACAAATGGAGCTCTAAAAAACCTATTCAAAATGTGTCATATGGTGTTAAATACATTGATAATCATATTAGTAAAGATTATTCATGtttagaaataacaaaaataaatgaattatttcaagAAGCCATTGAAAAAAATGATGCCTCCTCAGTTTTAGAATTGATAAACCAATGTATAACTCATGGATTGTGTCCGACTTTATCAAATTTACTCTACACATTATCTG tatGTTCACAAAGTGGAGATATTGCAACGATAAAGAAgatacaatttttatataaagaAACCAATGTTCATATCCTAGAAACTCATTCATATTTTAAACACTATATAGCTGAAGCTATTTGGATTAAGGGAAATGTTCAGGAAGCTTTAAATTTATTCAAAGAAGTATACAAAGATAATGTGTTACTGAGACGTAGAATAAGATTAATGTTAAAGAATTTAATTGTAGACATCATAGAAAATAGAAGTGAAGCTGTACTAGTGAATTTAGTAAGTTTTGCAGAAAATTTAGCCAATGAGTATAAAGATTATTTTCCTCTAAGCTGTATATGGCAGATATGTTTCTTAAGTGAATGGTATTCAGATCAACAAACAgctttaaatttattaaacaaatatgAGGAGTTACGTAAAACTGTGATAAATAGAATAACTTACGTTGTTTCTGTATCTTTGCACAACCATAAGGTTGATGTAATTTACAGATTGTTAGAAGTATTACTCAAATTTGAAATGAAGATGCAGTACAGTGGAGTATTGTTGGCACTTCTTGATTATCAAA TACATCAAAAAGACTTACGCAGATGTGTGGAAATTATTCGCTGGTCTGTTCAAAATAACATTCAACTTCTGCCGGTTCAACATCAGAAGTTTTTAACTCTACTTGTTACTAATGAGATTGACGACGCTGCTTTCAGAAAATTGAAACCAAATAGAATGCCCAAGACAATAACACATTAcaagttttaa